From Streptomyces sp. NBC_01551:
CACGGATCCGGATCATCGGGTCACGGTGGTCCACCCCGGTGGCTTCCAGGGCCCCGCCTTCACCGTCGAATCGGCCCTGGTCTGGGGTTTTACCGCCGGTGTGATCGACCGGATCCTGCACTACGCGGGCTGGGAGCAGCCCTGGGACCGCTCGCGCGAGGTCCCGCTCGACTGGCGCGCATGAGACGGTGACCCTCGTGAACGTGCTGGACATCCTGTTGCTGGTCGCCGCCGTGTGGTTCGCGATCGTCGGCTACCGCCAGGGGTTCGTCGTCGGCATCCTGTCGGTGATCGGCTTCCTCGGCGGTGGTCTCGTCGCCGTGTCCCTGCTCCCGCTGATCTGGGACTGGGCGACGAACAACGGCACCGAGGTCACCACCCCGGTCGTCGTGATCGCCGTGGTCGCGATCATCATCTGCGCATCGATCGGCCAGGCCCTGACCACCCATCTGGGCAGCAAGCTGCGCCGCCACATCACGTGGTCACCGGCCCGCGCGCTCGACGCGACCGGCGGGGCGCTGGTCAACGTCGTCGCGATGCTGCTCGTGGCGTGGCTGATCGGCTCGGCGCTCGCCGGGACCTCGCTGCCCACCCTGGGCAAGCAGGTCCGTAACTCCAAGGTGCTGCTCGGCGTGTCGAGGGTGGTGCCGACCCAGGCGAACACCTGGTTCTCGGACTTCAGCTCGACCCTGGCCCGCAACGGCTTCCCGCAGGTCTTCAGCCCGTTCTCCAACGAGCCCATCACCGAGGTGCAGGCGCCCGACCCGGACCTCGCCACCGGCGACGTCGCCGCGGCAGCCAAGCGCTCGATCGTGAAGGTCGTCGGCACCGCGCCCAGTTGCAGCAAGGTGCTGGAGGGCACCGGCTTCGTCTTCGCGCCGGGCAAGGTGATGACCAACGCCCACGTCGTCGGCGGGGTCGGCGAGCCGACCGTACAGATCGGCGGCGAGGGCAAGCTGTACGACGGCAAGGTCGTGCTCTACGACTGGCAGCGCGACATCGCCGTCCTGGACGTGCCCAAGCTGAAGGCGCCCGCGCTGGAGTTCACCGAGAAGGACGCGGTGACCGGCGGCGACGCGATCGTCGCCGGGTTCCCCGAGAACGGCGGGTACGACGTGCGCGCCGCCCGGGTCCGTACCCGGATCAACGCCAACGGCCCGGACATCTACCACCGGGGCACCGTCCGGCGCGACGTGTACTCGCTGTTCGCGACGGTCCGTCAGGGCAACTCCGGCGGCCCGCTGCTGACGCCCGACGGGCGGGTGTACGGGGTCGTGTTCGCGAAGTCCCTCGACGACCCGAACACCGGTTACGCCCTGACGGCGGACGAGATCCGCGACGACATCCAGCAGGGGAGGATCGCGAACCGCCGGGTCGACAGCCAGGGCTGCGCCCTCTGACCCGACGGGACGGGCGGCCCCGCCGCCGGAGCTCTACATCCGTGGATGGCGCAGGCGCGCCGAGACCCACCGGGCCCGGCGGCGCAGGATGCGGGGAATCCCGAGTCGGAGGTCGTGGCCGTCGCGGCCGTCCCTCTCGTGGGTGCCCGGCGTCGCGGCCGAGCGGCGTTCGTGTGCGGTGTCACCGTAGTCGTGCGTCCAGCCCATACTCCGAGCTGTGCCCGTGCCCCAAGGTCCGTAACCCCGTCAGGGGCGGCCAATTGGCCTATGCGCCGGGCAATTGAATGTTCGTAAGACAGGCCTACGAATGGCAGGTTGGGCGGTCTGCCACGCGATCAGCGGTCCGGCTCGGGGTCCCCCAGCCAGTTCACCAGCTCGGTCGAGAAGGCCACGGGGTCCTCCTCGTGCGGGAAGTGCCCCAGGCCGTCGAACAGCCGCCACCGGTAAGGGGCTTCGACGTACTGCCCGGAACCGGCCGCGCTCCGCGTGCGCATCACGGGGTCGAGCGAACCGTGCAGGTGCAGCGTCGGCACCCGCACCGGCCGCTTCATCCGGCGGTTGAACTGGAGCCCGTCCGGCCGGGCCATGGACCGCATCATCCAGCGGTACGGCTCGATGGAGCAGTGCGCGGTGGACGGGATGCACATGGCCCGCCGGTACACGGCGATGCGCTCGTCGTCCTCGTCGTCCGGCAGCATCGGCCCGGACCAGTCCCGGATCAGCTGCCCCACGAGCGCCCCGTCATCGGCGACGAGCTGCCGCTCGGGGATGAACGGCCGCTGGAAGCCCCAGATGTGCGAACTCGCCCGGGTCTGCCCGAAGTCCGCCAGCATCGCCGAGCGCCACCGCCGCGGGTGCGGCATCGACGACACGACCAGCCGGCGGACCAGCTTGGGCCGCATCACGGCCGCCGTCCACGCGAGGTAGCCGCCCAGGTCGTGTCCGACGAGCGCGGCGTCCGGCTCGCCGAGGGACCGTACGACCCCGGTGATGTCGAGCGCCAGGTTCGCCGGGTCGTAGCCGCGCGGGGTCCGGTCGCTGCCGCCCACCCCGCGCAGGTCCATGGCGACCGCGCGGTACCCGGCGTCGGCGAGCGCGACCATCTGGTGCCGCCAGGCCCACCAGAACTGCGGGAACCCGTGCAGCAGCAGGACCAGCGGCCCGTCACCCAGCTCGGCGACGTGGAACCGGGCCCCGTTGGCCGCGACGTCCCGGTGCGTCACAGCCCTCCCGCCGGGTACGCCGATCCTGACCGCCGTCGCGGCGGTGGGCGGGGTACTGCCGAAATCCGGCGAGGGCGCTGTCATGAGGACGAGCGTGCCACACCCACGGCCTTGTCACTGACCGGCCGCGGATGCGGCTTGACGGTCTGGATCAGCGCGGCGGTCTCCTTGACGGAGGCGATCGACCTCTCCGGCGGGCTGACCTTCTTGAACCTCTTCACGGCGATCAGCGCGAGCAGGCCCGCGAGCAGCAGGAACGCCACGCCCACGATCAGGAAGGACCAGGCGAGCCCGAGCCCGAGGTTGTGGATCCCGTACGCGGCGGCGAAGCTCAGCACCGGCAGCGAGAACAGCGCGAACACGCCGGCGATACCGATGGCGGTGCCACCGATCCCCACGCGCTTGACGTCCTGGCGGATCTCCGCCTTGGCGAGGGCGATCTCGTCGTGCACCAGGGCGGACATCTCGGCGGTGGCCGAGGCGACCAGCTGGCCGAGTGTGCGCTCGGCGCCTTCTGCCCCTTGGTCCACTGCACTCATCGCTCTCTCCCTTTGTCGTCTGCTGCCGGCGGCTGTCCTCCGTCGTCAGTCAGATCATGCCGGACGGTCGGCCTCGGCGCTGGACCCGGCCGTTGCTTCCGCGCCGGATGCCGCCGCCGCGGACGCCTTGCGGCGGTGCTCGGCCGCCTTCTCCTCGTGGATGCGCGCCATGCGCAGGTGGTACTCCGGTTTGTCCTGTTCGTAGATGTCCGGGATGCCGTCGAGGTCCTCGTCGAGCTCCTCGGCCGCGGTCAGCGCCCGGTACTTGCGGTCGCGCAGCTTGAGCAGCACGCTCGCGACGATCGCGGCGATGAGGGAGCCGAACAGGACGGCGGCCTTGATCTCGTCCGTGAGGGTGGCGTCGCCGGCGAAGGCGAGTTCGCCGATCAGCAGCGAGACGGTGAACCCGATGCCGGCGAGCGAGGCGACGGCCAGGACGTCGGGCCAGGCGAGGTCCTCGTTCAGTTCGGCCTTGGTGAAGCGGGCGGCGAGCCAGGTGCCGCCGAAGATGCCCACCGTCTTGCCGACGACCAGGCCGAGGACCACGCCGAGGGTCTCGGGCCGGGTGAAGACCTGTGCGATGGCTTCGTCGGAGAGGGAGACGCCGGCGGAGAACAGGGCGAAGAGGGGGACGGCGAGCCCGGCCGAGACGGGCCGTACGAGGTGCTCGACGTGCTCGCCGGGGGACTGGCGCTCGCCTTCCCTGCGCGAGCAGCGGAGCATCAGGCCCATCGCGACACCGGCGATGGTGGCGTGGACGCCGCTGTTGTACATCAGGCCCCAGATGACCAGGGCGAGCGGGACGTAGACGTACCAGCCGCGCACCCCCTTGCGGAGCAGGAACCAGAAGAGGACCAGGCCCACGACCGCGCCGCCGAGAGCGAGGAAGTCGATCTCGCTGGTGAAGAACACCGCGATGATCAGGATGGCGAAGAGGTCGTCGACCACGGCCAGGGTCAGCAGGAACGCGCGCAGGGCGGACGGCAGCGAGGTGCCGATGACCGCGAGGACGGCGAGCGCGAAGGCGATGTCGGTGGCGGTCGGGACGGCCCAGCCGTCCGTGGAGCCGTTGCCTAGGGTGTTGACCAGGACGTAGACCAGCGCGGGCACGGCCATGCCGCAGACGGCGGCGATCACCGGGAGGGCGGCCGCCTTGGGGTCCCGCAGGTCGCCCGCGACGAGTTCGCGCTTGAGCTCGATGCCGGCGACGAAGAAGAAGATCGCGAGCAGTCCGTCGGCCGCCCAGTGCTGGAGCGAGAGGTCCAGGCCCAGGGCGGCCGGGCCTATGTGGAAGGAGCGGACGCTGTCGTAGCTGTCGGCGATGGCGGGGATGTTCGCCCACAGGAGGGCGGCGATCGCGGCCACGAGGAGCAGCACACCGCCGACGGTCTCGGCGCGCAGGGCGTCGGCCACGAACCGGCGCTCGGGCAGTGAGAGCAGGCCGAGCAGCTTGCGGCGGGGGGTGGGCGTGGCCACGGGTGGGCACCTCCGGATGGTCGACGGCATGACAAAACCTGTTGCCGACCAGACTTCCCGGCGCACCCTGTTGAAAATTTACGCTTTCACTACTTTACAGGGCACACGCAAGGTCTTACTGGATGATCGTTACTTTAAGCGCGAAACGGGCATCCGGCGCGTCGCGCCCGATGCCCGTCCCGTGATCGCTTCGGCGGGGGATCAGTCCTCGCTGCCCGCCGCGGGCAGCTTGCTCTGGATCAGGTCCATCACCGAGGAGTCGGCCAGCGTGGTGACGTCGCCGACCGCGCGGTTCTCGGCGACATCGCGCAGCAGCCGCCGCATGATCTTGCCCGAGCGGGTCTTCGGCAGCTCCTGGACCGGCAGGATCCGCTTCGGCTTCGCGATCGGGCCGAGGGTGGCGCCCACGTGGTTGCGCAGCTCCGCGACCAGGCCCTCGGTCTCGGAGGCGGTGCCGCGCAGGATCACGAACGCCACGATGGCCTGGCCGGTGGTCTCGTCGGCCGCGCCGACCACGGCCGCCTCGGCGACCGAGGGGTGGGAGACGAGCGCCGACTCGACCTCGGTGGTCGAGATGTTGTGGCCGGACACCAGCATCACGTCGTCCACCCGGCCGAGCAGCCAGATGTCGCCGTCCTCGTCCTTCTTGGCGCCGTCGCCCGCGAAGTACTTGCCCTCGAAGCGGGACCAGTACGTGTCGATGAACCGCTGGTCGTCGCCCCAGATGGTGCGCAGCATCGACGGCCACGGCTCGGTGAGGACCAGGTAGCCGCCTCCGCCGTTCGGGACCTCGTGCGCCTCGTCGTCCACGACGGTGGCGGAGATCCCGGGCAGCGCGCGCTGCGCCGAGCCCGGCTTGGTGTGGGTGACGCCCGGGAGCGGCGAGATCATCATCGCGCCGGTCTCGGTCTGCCACCAGGTGTCCACGATCGGACAGCGGTCGCCGCCGATGTGCTTGCGGTACCAGACCCAGGCCTCGGGGTTGATCGGCTCGCCGACCGAGCCCAGCACGCGCAGGCTCGACAGGTCGAACTTCGCGGGGATGTCGTCGCCCCACTTCATGAACGTGCGGATGGCCGTGGGCGCCGTGTAGAGGATGGTGACGCCGTACTTCTGCACGACCTCCCAGAACCGGCCCTGGTGCGGGGTGTCCGGCGTGCCCTCGTACATCACCTGGGTGGCGCCGTTGGCGAGCGGCCCGTAGACGATGTAGGAGTGTCCGGTCACCCAGCCGATGTCGGCGGTGCACCAGTAGACGTCGGTCTCCGGCTTCAGGTCGAACACCGCGTGGTGGGTGTACGCGGCCTGCGTGAGGTAGCCGCCCGAGGTGTGCAGGATGCCCTTGGGCTTCCCCGTGGTCCCCGAGGTGTAGAGGATGAAGAGCGGGTGCTCGGCGTCAAAGGCCTGCGGGGCGTGCTCGGTCGACTGGCGGCCGACGATCTCGTGCCACCACACGTCGCGGCCCTCGGTGAAGGCGGTGTCCTGGCCGGTGCGCCGCACCACCAGCACGTTCTTGACCTGCGG
This genomic window contains:
- a CDS encoding MarP family serine protease, whose protein sequence is MNVLDILLLVAAVWFAIVGYRQGFVVGILSVIGFLGGGLVAVSLLPLIWDWATNNGTEVTTPVVVIAVVAIIICASIGQALTTHLGSKLRRHITWSPARALDATGGALVNVVAMLLVAWLIGSALAGTSLPTLGKQVRNSKVLLGVSRVVPTQANTWFSDFSSTLARNGFPQVFSPFSNEPITEVQAPDPDLATGDVAAAAKRSIVKVVGTAPSCSKVLEGTGFVFAPGKVMTNAHVVGGVGEPTVQIGGEGKLYDGKVVLYDWQRDIAVLDVPKLKAPALEFTEKDAVTGGDAIVAGFPENGGYDVRAARVRTRINANGPDIYHRGTVRRDVYSLFATVRQGNSGGPLLTPDGRVYGVVFAKSLDDPNTGYALTADEIRDDIQQGRIANRRVDSQGCAL
- a CDS encoding alpha/beta fold hydrolase, whose protein sequence is MTAPSPDFGSTPPTAATAVRIGVPGGRAVTHRDVAANGARFHVAELGDGPLVLLLHGFPQFWWAWRHQMVALADAGYRAVAMDLRGVGGSDRTPRGYDPANLALDITGVVRSLGEPDAALVGHDLGGYLAWTAAVMRPKLVRRLVVSSMPHPRRWRSAMLADFGQTRASSHIWGFQRPFIPERQLVADDGALVGQLIRDWSGPMLPDDEDDERIAVYRRAMCIPSTAHCSIEPYRWMMRSMARPDGLQFNRRMKRPVRVPTLHLHGSLDPVMRTRSAAGSGQYVEAPYRWRLFDGLGHFPHEEDPVAFSTELVNWLGDPEPDR
- a CDS encoding phage holin family protein — translated: MSAVDQGAEGAERTLGQLVASATAEMSALVHDEIALAKAEIRQDVKRVGIGGTAIGIAGVFALFSLPVLSFAAAYGIHNLGLGLAWSFLIVGVAFLLLAGLLALIAVKRFKKVSPPERSIASVKETAALIQTVKPHPRPVSDKAVGVARSSS
- the nhaA gene encoding Na+/H+ antiporter NhaA is translated as MATPTPRRKLLGLLSLPERRFVADALRAETVGGVLLLVAAIAALLWANIPAIADSYDSVRSFHIGPAALGLDLSLQHWAADGLLAIFFFVAGIELKRELVAGDLRDPKAAALPVIAAVCGMAVPALVYVLVNTLGNGSTDGWAVPTATDIAFALAVLAVIGTSLPSALRAFLLTLAVVDDLFAILIIAVFFTSEIDFLALGGAVVGLVLFWFLLRKGVRGWYVYVPLALVIWGLMYNSGVHATIAGVAMGLMLRCSRREGERQSPGEHVEHLVRPVSAGLAVPLFALFSAGVSLSDEAIAQVFTRPETLGVVLGLVVGKTVGIFGGTWLAARFTKAELNEDLAWPDVLAVASLAGIGFTVSLLIGELAFAGDATLTDEIKAAVLFGSLIAAIVASVLLKLRDRKYRALTAAEELDEDLDGIPDIYEQDKPEYHLRMARIHEEKAAEHRRKASAAAASGAEATAGSSAEADRPA
- the acs gene encoding acetate--CoA ligase, with the protein product MSNESLANLLKEERRFAPPADLAAAANVTEAAYAQADADRLGFWAEQARRLTWDTEPTETLDWSNPPFAKWFADGKLNVAYNCVDRHVEAGNGDRVALHFEGEPGDSRSITYAQLKDEVSRAANALTELGVRAGDRVAVYLPMIPEAVVAMLACARVGAAHSVVFGGFSADAVASRIQDADAKLVITADGGYRRGKPSALKPAIDEAVGKCPQVKNVLVVRRTGQDTAFTEGRDVWWHEIVGRQSTEHAPQAFDAEHPLFILYTSGTTGKPKGILHTSGGYLTQAAYTHHAVFDLKPETDVYWCTADIGWVTGHSYIVYGPLANGATQVMYEGTPDTPHQGRFWEVVQKYGVTILYTAPTAIRTFMKWGDDIPAKFDLSSLRVLGSVGEPINPEAWVWYRKHIGGDRCPIVDTWWQTETGAMMISPLPGVTHTKPGSAQRALPGISATVVDDEAHEVPNGGGGYLVLTEPWPSMLRTIWGDDQRFIDTYWSRFEGKYFAGDGAKKDEDGDIWLLGRVDDVMLVSGHNISTTEVESALVSHPSVAEAAVVGAADETTGQAIVAFVILRGTASETEGLVAELRNHVGATLGPIAKPKRILPVQELPKTRSGKIMRRLLRDVAENRAVGDVTTLADSSVMDLIQSKLPAAGSED